In Sphaerospermopsis torques-reginae ITEP-024, the genomic window AGGGAAAAATTTATCGCAATAAGGAAACTGTAGGAATCAAACCATTATTTGCCAACTTCTTCTTAACCAGGGCTGGTTATATGCACTTAGGATATGCATTCCATCAGTTGCCCAATGAAGACGCATTTCGGCAAGGGATGCAAGATGCCAATATGCAAAATGAACTCGGCGACGATATCAGTCAATGGGAAAACGGTTTTAAAAACGAAATTCATGCTCTTGTCTTGCTGGCAGGGGATAGGATAGTAGGGACCAGAACAGAGGAAGCAAAGATACAAGAGCAGAATGATCCAACCAAACTGCATGAGCTGCCTGCTCTATTGAGAACAACAGTTGAGAAAATCAAAAAAGAGCTAAGTAATAACATCGCCACAGTTGCCCATGAGGAAATAGGATACGTCCTCAGAGATCAAAATGAAGAAGAGATCGAACACTTCGGATTTCGAGATGGAGTCAGTCAACCGCTATTTCTGAAGCGAGATATTGACAAGGCAAGAGCAAAGGACGAATTTGACAAATGGGACCCCCGCGCACCCCTGAGCTTGGTTTTGTTCAAAGATCCCTTGGGTAAAGAACAAGAGAGTTACGGCAGTTTTTTGGTCTTCCGCAAACTGGAGCAGAACGTTGGGGGCTGGAACAGAGATGTGGTCAAACTAGCTAGAGCTTTGGGAATGCTCACTAAGGAAGCGACAGAAGGTGTCACGAAGGAAACCGACAACCAGACTAAAGCAGTGCGGGAGCCGATGCGTAATCAGTCCCTCCAAGATTGGATGGAAAAAATGCAGTTAACACCAGAAGAACGCCAAAAAGTCAAATTAGCAGAAGCATACAGTATGGGACGCTTCCGCGATGGAACACCCGTAGTCATCGCCGATAGAGACAATGAAGAAAACAAGCTTCAACATCCTGATACTGACAACTTTAATTATCAAGATGATTCAGAAGGTTCTAAGTGTCCCTTCTTCGCCCACACTCGCAAAGTTAATCCTCGTGGGGATACCGGACTTCCAAACATCGTCGCCACACCCATCGCTCTAGATGAGGAGAAGATGCATCGCATTGTCCGCAGGGGAATTACCTATGGCGAACCCAAACCAGCGCCAGAAGGCGGAGTTGGACTGCTGTTTATGTGCTTCCAAGCCAGTTTAATCAGTCAGTTCAACTTCATGCAGCAGGCTTGGGCGAAACAAAGGAACTTTGTAAAACGAGATGTGGGAACAGATGTAGTCATTGGTGTAGAAAAAAGAGACATTAATCCAGACATTGAAAACGATCCAGGAAGAGCGCCCGGAGAGCAATACAATTGGCCAATAGAGTATGGCAAACCAGAAACGAAGGAAGTTACCTTCAAGCATTGGATAACTATGAGAGGTGGAGAATTTTTCTTTGCCCCCAGCATCAGTTTCCTCAAGTCTCTTGCTCCCGTAATCATAACCGAGAACAATGAGGACATTATTGCCTGTAGAAATAAAATCGCTGAACTTAAGGAATACAAAGATTTGAACTGGGCAATTGGTCTAAATGGGGATACGGGAAAAGAGGACGAATTTGTTAAGTTCTTTGAGCAGCGGAACTTGGAATTTGAGTATTTTGTAAGGACAAAAGTAAGGGGACAGTTTGTTTTCTGGGGTGAGATTTCTGCTTACGATAACAACATCGCAACACTCGAGCAATACATCGAAACCCTCGAAAACCCCAAGAACTAAATGAGTTTTCTGAAAATGGAAAACTGAAGATACCTAAGCTCTTAGGCTGAGTTTACTTTATAGAGAGGTGCTGTCAAAACCTCTCTATGAATCTGAAAGCAGGTTAAAAAAAGGGGTTTGGAGTTTAAATGCCCAAACTATAGGAATCCTATTTGATTTTTGAAAAAGATTAAGAGAAAATACGTGTGAGGATATAAGTGTAAAAATAGACAATGATAAAGCAGCATCTATCAAATGTATCATACCCAGCAAAAGTGGCAACTGCAATTGCCGAACTACAAGACTTCATAGCAGGTTGTCGTGATGCTCGTGAAGCCAGAAAAGCCTTGGCGGTGAAATTGGTTTACCAAGATTACTTATACGAAGAAATCCAGACAATTTTAGATGTGTCTTTAGGTTCGATAACTGGTTGGAAGCAAGCTTACGAGGAAAACGGACTTAATGGCTTAAAGTTAAACCACAAAGGGCGAAAAAGCCATTTGAGTAGCGAACAACGAGAACAAGTGTTAAGTTGGTTGCAAACCAAGAACTGCTGGGAACTGGGGGAATTGGAGTACAAACTAGCCTTTGAATATGATGTGGTTTATGAGTCAAAGCAAAGTTACTATGATTTATTCGATGCTGCTGACATAGCTTGGAAGAAGACCACAAAGTTAAATCCCAAAGCCAACCCAGAGGCTGTGGCAGAAAAAAAAAAGAGATTGAAACACTACTGGCAAGCAAGCGTTCCGAAATAGAAACCGGCAAATTGAGGGTATTATTAATTGATGAGTGTCATTTAATGTGGGGAGACTTAAGTGGCGATGTCTGGGGGAGAACTGATAGGGAAATAACAGTTCCAGTGGTGAATGAGCGCAATAAACAAACATATTATGGGGCAGTTGATTATCTTGAAGGAAAATTGCTGCTCAGAGCTTACGATAAGGGGAACTCAGAAAATACAATTGATTATCTGCGATATTTACTAAATGAGTCTGGCGAGCAACAATTGTTACTTTTTTGGGATGGTGCGACCTATCATCGTTCCAAAGAAATTCAAGGGTTTTTGGATGAAGTTAATCAAGGTTTGACAATTGACCAATGGAAAATACGCTGCGTCCGTTTTGCACCCAATTGTCCAGAACAAAATCCTATTGAGGATATTTGGTTACAAGCCAAAACATGGGTGCGGCGTTTTTGTGCCTTAATTCCAACATTCTCGCATTTGAAATGGATGTTTGAATGGTTTATTCGACACACTACCTTTGATTTTGCCACTCTTCAGATGTACGGATTTTTTTCAAAAATCAAATAGGAGTCCTATATCTGAGTCGTTTCTTGTCAATCAGGGGCGGCTTTGATTT contains:
- a CDS encoding Dyp-type peroxidase; its protein translation is MTTNIEKIDINKIVEIVTPFDDGEDESLKKQYEPLLNEIQGNILKSHGRNHAVYLFLKFKGNMKTDIGKAEIEAVKQWIGNFSHEYVYSALEQARQGKIYRNKETVGIKPLFANFFLTRAGYMHLGYAFHQLPNEDAFRQGMQDANMQNELGDDISQWENGFKNEIHALVLLAGDRIVGTRTEEAKIQEQNDPTKLHELPALLRTTVEKIKKELSNNIATVAHEEIGYVLRDQNEEEIEHFGFRDGVSQPLFLKRDIDKARAKDEFDKWDPRAPLSLVLFKDPLGKEQESYGSFLVFRKLEQNVGGWNRDVVKLARALGMLTKEATEGVTKETDNQTKAVREPMRNQSLQDWMEKMQLTPEERQKVKLAEAYSMGRFRDGTPVVIADRDNEENKLQHPDTDNFNYQDDSEGSKCPFFAHTRKVNPRGDTGLPNIVATPIALDEEKMHRIVRRGITYGEPKPAPEGGVGLLFMCFQASLISQFNFMQQAWAKQRNFVKRDVGTDVVIGVEKRDINPDIENDPGRAPGEQYNWPIEYGKPETKEVTFKHWITMRGGEFFFAPSISFLKSLAPVIITENNEDIIACRNKIAELKEYKDLNWAIGLNGDTGKEDEFVKFFEQRNLEFEYFVRTKVRGQFVFWGEISAYDNNIATLEQYIETLENPKN
- a CDS encoding IS630 family transposase (programmed frameshift) encodes the protein MIKQHLSNVSYPAKVATAIAELQDFIAGCRDAREARKALAVKLVYQDYLYEEIQTILDVSLGSITGWKQAYEENGLNGLKLNHKGRKSHLSSEQREQVLSWLQTKNCWELGELEYKLAFEYDVVYESKQSYYDLFDAADIAWKKTTKLNPKANPEAVAGKKKEIETLLASKRSEIETGKLRVLLIDECHLMWGDLSGDVWGRTDREITVPVVNERNKQTYYGAVDYLEGKLLLRAYDKGNSENTIDYLRYLLNESGEQQLLLFWDGATYHRSKEIQGFLDEVNQGLTIDQWKIRCVRFAPNCPEQNPIEDIWLQAKTWVRRFCALIPTFSHLKWMFEWFIRHTTFDFATLQMYGFFSKIK